One genomic region from Zalophus californianus isolate mZalCal1 chromosome 12, mZalCal1.pri.v2, whole genome shotgun sequence encodes:
- the CAV2 gene encoding caveolin-2 codes for MGLETEKADIQLFMDDDAYSRHSGVDYADLDKFADSDSDRDPHRLNSHLKVGFEDVIAEPVSTHSFDKVWICSHALFEISKYVIYKFLTLFLAIPMAFAAGILFATLSCLHIWIIMPFVKTCLMVLPSVQTIWKSVTDVVIAPLCTSVGRSFSSVSLQLSHD; via the exons ATGGGGCTGGAGACCGAGAAAGCAGACATCCAGCTCTTCATGGACGACGATGCCTACAGCCGCCACAGCGGCGTCGACTACGCGGACCTGGATAAGTTCGCGGACTCGGACTCCGACCGGGATCCCCACCGGCTCAACTCGCATCTCAAG GTGGGCTTCGAGGATGTGATTGCAGAGCCGGTGTCTACACACTCCTTTGACAAAGTGTGGATTTGCAGCCATGCCCTCTTTGAAATCAGCAAATACGTGATCTATAAGTTCCTGACGTTGTTCCTGGCTATCCCCATGGCCTTCGCTGCGGGAATTCTCTTTGCCACCCTCAGCTGTCTGCACATCTG GATTATAATGCCTTTTGTAAAGACCTGCCTAATGGTCCTGCCTTCAGTGCAGACAATATGGAAGAGTGTAACAGATGTTGTCATCGCCCCATTGTGCACAAGTGTAGGACGCAGCTTCTCTTCTGTCAGCCTGCAACTGAGTCATGACTGA